Proteins co-encoded in one Papaver somniferum cultivar HN1 chromosome 5, ASM357369v1, whole genome shotgun sequence genomic window:
- the LOC113278690 gene encoding uncharacterized protein LOC113278690, translated as MDRAPIPQKCPLPPFECYDGSSDPASHLRYYNRVLARWDQDDVVLCRYFPFSLKVSTLVWFDYLLPNSINSYSQLTEKFLRTYMYNKTVNAGMDKLFSLAIGYNETIKEYTDKWHKICQAIGNVDPVVMINFYKWGLDMMSPLFVEIPGSVPTTDGDLQIIIEKHTNLEESQRENPRAQTQRPHRTNSVGQASGSKRSYSMDRSNEERRGRNRTSDVMIGNPKIKFSPNSSQLQSSSERNQGSKNLEWPWSKGKQPPRSENRENTVNTIASMAIKMRNEKISRL; from the coding sequence ATGGATAGAGCCCCGATTCCGCAAAAGTGTCCTCTACCACCATTTGAATGTTACGATGGGTCCAGCGATCCCGCATCCCACCTTCGTTATTATAACCGCGTGTTAGCACGATGGGATCAAGACGACGTGGTACTCTGCAGATATTTCCCCTTCAGCCTCAAAGTATCGACACTAGTATGGTTTGATTACTTACTACCAAACTCCATCAACTCATACAGCCAACTAACCGAGAAATTCTTGAGGACGTACATGTACAATAAAACTGTCAACGCTGGAATGGATAAGCTTTTCTCATTAGCCATCGGGTACAATGAAACTATCAAGGAATATACTGACAAGTGGCATAAGATCTGTCAGGCAATTGGGAACGTGGATCCGGTAGTCATGATCAACTTCTATAAGTGGGGATTAGACATGATGAGTCCTCTATTCGTCGAAATTCCTGGAAGTGTTCCCACAACCGACGGAGATCTCCAGATAATCATCGAAAAGCATACCAATTTAGAGGAGAGTCAACGGGAAAATCCTAGAGCTCAAACCCAAAGACCTCATCGTACCAATTCGGTAGggcaagccagcgggtccaagcGAAGCTATTCAATGGATCGTTCcaatgaagaaagaagaggaCGAAATAGGACTAGCGACGTGATGATCGGAAATCCGAAGATCAAGTTTTCACCAAACTCAAGTCAGCTACAGTCGAGTTCTGAGAGAAATCAAGGGTCGAAAAATTTGGaatggccatggtccaagggaaagcaacCACCAAGATCTGAAAATCGAgagaatactgtgaataccattGCTTCAATGGCCATCAAAATGAGAAATGAAAAGATCTCAAGATTATGA